GAAAAATGCCATTTGAATATATACCTAAATTTAAAGAGAAAATTGAAATAGGTATTATAATTAAAAAAATAAAAAATCCTTTTTTCATAAAAATCCCCCTTAAAATAAAGATGGCCGGGCACCCCCGCGGCACACAGGAAGTACCGCTTATGGCTGCTCCCTTCCGGGCCTGACCAGGTTCGCGGGTTCCCGTTGCGCGGGACCCAGCCTATAGTAGGTCCCTAGAACCAATAATATTATAATAGAAAAATGTTACATAATCCATAAATATTTATTAATTTCCCAATCACTTACATTAATAGAATACTCTCTCCATTCTTTTTCTTTTAATTCTATGTATTTTTCAAAGATATGTTTTCCGAGAACATCTTTTATCAAATCATCCTTCTTCAATTCATCTATAGCTTCTTTCAAGTTTGTTGGTAAACTATCAATACCAACTTTATCTCTTTCTTCAGGTGTCATATGATAAATATTTGAAATAATTGGTTCTGGTGGCTCGATTTTATTTTCAATTCCTTCAAAACCAGCAGCCAGCAAAGAAGCAAGTAAAAGATAAGGATTTGCAGTTGGATCAGGGCTTCTAACTTCTATTCTTGTGCCCATATTTCTGGCAGCAGGAACTCTAATTAAAGCGCTTCTGTTACTTGGGGACCAGGCTATATTAACAGGAGCTTCGTATCCTGGGACTAATCTTTTGTAACTATTTATGGTTGGATTAGCTATAGCTGTAATTGCTTTTATATGTTTTAAAACTCCACCAACAAAATAACGTAAAGTATCACTTAATTCAAACTCATTATTTTCATCAAAAAAAGCATTTTTTTTATCTTTAAATAAGCTTAAATGTGTGTGCATTCCAGAACCGTTTTCTCCAAAAAAAGGTTTTGGCATAAATGTTGCATGTAATCCTTTTAATAGTGCAATTGTTTTTACAACTAATTTAAATGTTTGTATGTTGTCAGCAGTTCTTAAAGCTTCATCATATGTAAAATCTATTTCGTGTTGTGAAGGAGCAACCTCATGATGTGAAGCCTCGACATTTATACCCATCTCTTCTAAAGCCAGAACTACATCTTTTCGCGTTTCTTCACCTTGATCTATTGGCAATAAATCAAAATATCCACCTTTATCAAGGAATTCTAAAACAGGTTTATGTGTTTTTTCATCCTTTGGTAATAAAAAAAATTCGGGTTCTGGACCAACATATGCAGAATATCCTTTTTCTTTTAATTTGTTTAATACAAGCTTTAATCGATATCGTGGGTCTCCTTCAAAAGGGGTTCTGCTAGAATTATAAACATCACAAATAATTCTTGCTGATTTGTATCCACTATCTGTCCATGGGTAGATAGCAAATGTTGCTGGATCAGGCTTTAAGTACATATCGGATTCTTCAATTCTAACAAAACCTTCAATAGAAGAACCGTCAAACATTGTTCCTTTTTCAAATGAGTTTTTTAGTTCATCCCAAGGGATTTCTACGTTTTTTAACAGTCCGTTTATATCTGTTATCTGTAGTCTAATAAATTTAACCTTCTCTGATTCTACTAATCTTAAAACTTCTTCCCTCTCCACAAAAAAACACCCCCTATATATAATATACAGGGGGATTATATCATAAACCGAGAAAAAATTCAATATTTAAATTTAATTAAATTTAAATAAGTTTAATTAACCTTGAAGAAGGATATTATAGCAGTCAATTTTTCAGAACTTTTTTGTAATTTTTCAGATTGATTAATCAGTGTGTTAATAACTTCAGTTTCATCATTTATTATTTCAGAGAACCCTAAAATTTCTTTTTTTGATATGTTTAAGAATGAATTTATTTCATCTTTACTTTTATCAAAAGATTTTAAAACAGTATCTTGCTCTTTTATTATATTTTTCAAAATATCAAAAACTCTATCTAATTCTATAGTTAGATTATTGATGTTTTCCATATCTTTTTCAAATTTGTTCATTATCTCATCTAGGTTATTGATATTTTCTTTTGATGATTGAACTTCATCAAGTAAAATTTTCATATCGTCTCCTATTAATTTAATTTGATTTGAGATATCTTCTGCGATATTATTTGTTTCAATTGATAAACTTCTTATTTCATCCGCAACAACAGCGAATCCCTTTCCAGCTTCACCAGCTCTTGCAGCTTCAATTGCAGCATTTAAAGCTAAAAGATTTGTTTGTTTAGCAATATTGGTTATTTTTTCTACAAATTCAAAAACATTTGAAACTTTTTTATTAAAATCTTCAAAGCTTGAAGCCAAATTTATAATAAGATTATTAATTAATTCAGTTGTATCTTTTGTTTCGTTTGTCATTTTTTTAGTTGTAGAGTTAAATTCGCTTAATTTATCAATAGTTTTTTCTATTGTAATAGATTCATGCATTATATTATTGCTATTATCAAAAAGTATAGATATGTTTGCGTCCAGAGAACCAAGAAATTTTTCAAGATCATCCATTAAATTTCTAACACTTTCAACAACTTTTTCAATAGTAGTTTTTGTTTTTTCTAATTTTTCAGATGAAATATCTATTTCATCTGAAGCCACATTTAATCTATTTATATTTTCATTTAAATCTTTAAACATGGAAATTAAAAAGTCTATTGTATTATGAATTTTTTTCATCATTAAACCAATTTCATCATTTTTGTTTCTTTCTAATTTTATAATATCTTTTAAATTTCCTTGTGATATATTATTTAGATTTTTCAC
The sequence above is a segment of the Marinitoga hydrogenitolerans DSM 16785 genome. Coding sequences within it:
- the glnA gene encoding type I glutamate--ammonia ligase — protein: MEREEVLRLVESEKVKFIRLQITDINGLLKNVEIPWDELKNSFEKGTMFDGSSIEGFVRIEESDMYLKPDPATFAIYPWTDSGYKSARIICDVYNSSRTPFEGDPRYRLKLVLNKLKEKGYSAYVGPEPEFFLLPKDEKTHKPVLEFLDKGGYFDLLPIDQGEETRKDVVLALEEMGINVEASHHEVAPSQHEIDFTYDEALRTADNIQTFKLVVKTIALLKGLHATFMPKPFFGENGSGMHTHLSLFKDKKNAFFDENNEFELSDTLRYFVGGVLKHIKAITAIANPTINSYKRLVPGYEAPVNIAWSPSNRSALIRVPAARNMGTRIEVRSPDPTANPYLLLASLLAAGFEGIENKIEPPEPIISNIYHMTPEERDKVGIDSLPTNLKEAIDELKKDDLIKDVLGKHIFEKYIELKEKEWREYSINVSDWEINKYLWIM